The following coding sequences are from one Xiphias gladius isolate SHS-SW01 ecotype Sanya breed wild chromosome 14, ASM1685928v1, whole genome shotgun sequence window:
- the mmp16b gene encoding matrix metalloproteinase-16 — protein sequence MTLASSSKRKPSDCFHAAAFCWLFLLWISCAVSGEEDHQFSVEGWLQRYGYLPRTEPGMSVLRSAQTMHSAIAAMQRVYGLNVTGTLDERTKDWMQKPRCGVPDKFKSASRSRTRRYALTGQKWQRTHITYSIKNVTPKVGARETHDAIRRAFDVWQGVTPLRFEAVPYSALETGRRDVDITIIFASGFHGDSSPFDGEGGFLAHAYFPGPGIGGDTHFDSDEPWTLGNPNHDGNDLFLVAVHELGHALGLEHSNDPTAIMAPFYQYMDTENFKLPHDDLQGIQKIYGPPDRAPQPTRPPPTVPPPRFHPPSDPRKHDRHARPHRPPQGAKPSSPNSKPNICDGGFNTLAILRQELFVFKDQWFWRVRDNSVVPGYPMQINYFWKGLPPKIDAVYENSEGKFVFFKGNRFWVFKDTTLQPSYPQDISLFGSGMPTQSIETAVWWEDVAKTYFFKGDRYWRYNEDMRTMDHGYPKPITIWKGIPDSPQGAFVDKANGFTYFYKGKEYWKFNNQLLRVEPGYPRSILRDFMGCDGLPADPDWDWSPPVAEERHYDNGDVDVVIKLDSAGGTEKAVAIAIPCVLALCMMVLLYTVFQFRRKSTQRHILYCKRSMQEWV from the exons ATGACCTTAGCATCCTCCAGTAAAAGAAAACCATCGGATTGCTTTCACGCGGCAGCATTCTGCTGGCTTTTTTTGCTCTGGATTTCGTGTGCCGTGTCCGGAGAGGAGGATCATCAGTTCAGCGTTGAG GGATGGCTACAGAGGTATGGCTACCTTCCCCGCACAGAACCGGGAATGTCTGTCCTGCGCTCGGCCCAAACCATGCACTCAGCCATCGCTGCCATGCAGCGCGTCTACGGTCTCAATGTCACAGGGACACTGGATGAGAGAACCAAGGA TTGGATGCAAAAGCCTCGCTGTGGGGTTCCGGACAAATTTAAAAGTGCTTCGAGGTCACGGACACGGAGATATGCGCTGACGGGACAGAAGTGGCAGCGTACACACATCACCTACAG CATAAAAAATGTCACACCAAAGGTGGGCGCCCGGGAGACTCATGATGCCATTCGGCGGGCGTTTGACGTCTGGCAGGGTGTGACTCCCTTACGCTTTGAGGCCGTTCCATACAGCGCCCTGGAGACTGGCAGGCGTGACGTGGATATCACCATCATCTTCGCTTCGGGTTTTCACGGTGACAGCTCACCCTTCGACGGGGAGGGGGGATTCCTAGCCCATGCCTATTTCCCTGGCCCAGGCATAGGTGGGGACACACACTTTGACTCAGATGAGCCCTGGACCCTGGGGAACCCCAACCATGATG gTAACGACCTGTTCTTGGTTGCGGTTCACGAGCTGGGCCATGCCCTCGGTCTGGAGCACTCTAACGACCCCACTGCTATCATGGCTCCTTTCTACCAGTACATGGACACAGAGAACTTCAAACTACCTCACGATGACCTACAGGGCATCCAGAAAATCTATG GTCCACCAGACAGAGCACCGCAGCCTACCAGGCCCCCGCCCACGGTCCCCCCGCCTCGTTTCCACCCACCCTCAGACCCCCGCAAGCATGACCGCCATGCCAGACCCCACCGCCCTCCACAGGGGGCCAAGCCCTCCAGCCCCAACTCCAAACCCAACATCTGTGATGGAGGCTTCAACACCCTGGCCATCCTCCGACAGGAGCTTTTTGTGTTCAAG GACCAATGGTTCTGGAGGGTACGGGATAACTCAGTAGTCCCTGGCTACCCCATGCAGATCAACTATTTCTGGAAGGGCTTGCCCCCCAAAATTGATGCCGTCTATGAGAATAGTGAAGGGAAATTTGTCTTCTTCAAAG gaAACCGTTTCTGGGTCTTCAAGGACACAACTCTCCAGCCTTCGTACCCTCAGGACATCTCGCTGTTTGGGAGCGGCATGCCCACTCAGAGTATCGAGACAGCTGTCTGGTGGGAGGATGTTGCCAAAACCTACTTCTTCAAAGGAGACAG ATACTGGAGGTACAATGAGGATATGAGGACCATGGACCATGGTTATCCCAAGCCCATCACCATCTGGAAGGGCATCCCTGACTCTCCACAGGGGGCTTTTGTCGATAAAGCCAACG GCTTTACCTACTTTTACAAGGGAAAGGAGTATTGGAAGTTCAACAACCAGCTGCTGCGTGTGGAGCCTGGCTACCCAAGGTCCATCCTGAGGGACTTCATGGGATGTGATGGCCTCCCTGCAGACCCCGACTGGGACTGGAGCCCCCCGGTGGCAGAGGAGCGCCACTACGACAACGGTGACGTGGACGTTGTCATCAAACTGGACAGCGCAGGGGGCACGGAGAAAGCAGTGGCCATCGCTATCCCCTGTGTCTTGGCGCTGTGCATGATGGTCCTCCTCTACACTGTTTTCCAGTTCAGGAGGAAGAGCACGCAGCGccacatactgtactgcaagCGCTCCATGCAGGAGTGGGTCTGA